The segment aagtcattttctgctaagatacttgtacttttagtcaagtactgttcttttttttttatcataccTGTTGCTGAATCTGCTCAATTCTTTTTTCATCCCGTCTCCCCTCAGATGAATTACTCCACTCTGATGAAGTTCTACAGAAAGACAAAactaaatgtgactaaaagctCATCTCTAATAGGAAACACACATCTTAAGAACACAACTAAAGGGTAAagggaggagatgaggagacaGATCCATCATGATAAACACGAGCACAGGGGGGAGGAACAAAGGTCAGGTGAGGTCAACACAGGACATCACAACCCTATTCTTTTAGTTAGACTAGGGTTTAGACTATCAGTATTTTACTTGtatctgtgaaaggtgctatacataATAAAATTGACTAAATACACATGTACCTTCACGTGTACCTAAAGTACATAACCTCAAAACCTATCCTTAATAATGTGCGTTCTCATTTTTAGGATGATTTGTTGTCCTTCCTCCTGATCCTGATTACCACTCCCACATTTAACCCagttcaattttttttttattttaattaataaattaagacTTCACTCATTGGGAGTCCCaagttacctggccgaagaagagggagtttacagcgagATAAGAGATGCTCATTCACGTGCATAGACTGTTTGCACtgtgtgttgtgaataaatagaggcATCCTACAGTCTTAACTTTTCAcgttaacgttttgttttcttcacttgaGACCGATATCGTGATGtctcgctatatgattgtcttgcaatatatgtgatattattaatattgtggaccatgtatcgtgtatCTTATTGGTTAAAAACATGTCTGTACATGTCATGGGTCAAATATACCAGCAGTGGATTAGAAAGGATGGTTTTGTTTGCAGCCACTCTACCTGTGTAATTTTTCCCAAACTTCCTGGGGTCACTGAATTCCGATTCCTgcgtaaaacaacaacaacaagaaaaaacattatatgATTATTGTTCCAGCAACGCTGCTTTGCTTACACGTACAAACAAAAGTACCAACCAGTGCATTGCTTTTGGTCTGCTCCAGTTTAATGTCAATCTTCTCATTCAGGGCGCACAGTACTGGCTCTATCACTCCTGGAGAGCAGATGATAATCTTGTTCACAGTTTCTTCAGGCACATTAAAGTTCAGCTTGGAAAACACCTTCCTGCCTCCCCGCCCCcccacaaagaaacacacattagcgatgacgacgacgatgatgatggtgaataaagtgtgtttaaatgtcaggTTTACGGGCAGACACTGAATAAGAAGTCTGTATATTGGTTTTCGTGGGCGGACATTAGGGCTTTTATATGTGATTTAGGTGAGGGCCTTGTTTTATAGGGCAAACaagactttttaagaagcaaatcatatattgatttaatcattcaaacatattgtattttattgtttgagctccctgatttgttctgaaTCCGAATGTAACCGGGAACAAAGCGGCTCTTTTCAGAACATACTGTTTTCTCCACTTCATACATTCACCTATGGTATAGTTATAGCAAAGCAAACATGAAGTTTGACCACAATAATGTGGCAGAGAATCTTGTTGAAGTATCCAAGGTTTGTGAACTGTGATGTTTCCACATTTCAGGCACTTTTCAGGCgagtgatgaggacatgtgaattgGCGGATAATTAACGTGCCTGTCAGCACTTTagtttgtaaaggtttgcctttatttaaaaacaattaatggtgagatttgtgtccccttgtccttttttgcACGagacaagaaagaaccccaagaGTAAcctttactctgagtacattttaaacaagcagtacttttacttgtgtgTAAGGTTTGTGCGACATGTTTGAGTCTGTATATATACTATTATGAATCATTTATtgtgtctatctatctgtcaaacaacaaacaaacacggcaGCTTTCTTGCCTGTTGAGGACTCTCCAGTTACTGAGCTTCTGTGGTCTGGAGTTTGCAGGAGCGTAGTTGTGCAGATCAACGAGCTTTGGGAAGAAATGTTTCACAACCTCAGCGGTCATCACTGCAGAGGTGAAGGGTCATGGGTCACAGCAAGTCATAATGAGCACATGGGTGTAACACGTGACAGATGTATTTAAACGTCACTCACCTCCGTCGCTGAAGTCCCTCGTGATGTGTCTCTTTGGACGAGACAGCGGTATTTTGTCGACCCACGAATACAAATGCCGCAGTTCCTCATCACTCAGTTTCTGCGCCATATTCTGCTCAAATACGTGCGTGTTTACTGAGCGTGTGTTAGGCCCGATGTGTTCTCCTCCATCCCATGGAACATGAAAGAACTAATCAGAAGTTATCCGTCGCTTCCTTTCATGTCGCGCGCACCTGTGGAATGATCACACGTGGcgtcatgtttttcttcttcctcgcTCAATGTGATTATTTGTATCTATCAGAACAAGCAAGTTTCTAAAACTACTGAGCTTTTAGCTTCCCTGTGCGACGTGTTGTCTAAAGCGTTGCTGGGGCGACCATTCACTTACCATGGCAACCAGGGGCGGTTCAAAAATCTTTGGGTGCCCAGGAGCGGTTCAAAAATCTTTGGGTGCCCAGGGGGAGGGGGGCGTGTATattttttagtttcattttttgttatctatcattcattcatttatttatcatgtaTTACATTAATTCTGTATCTTTTGTATAAGTGAATTTAATTTGTAATATTGAGATTTTTTGTCATTAAACGTGATTATTTCGAATCAAAAGAATCTCATGAGCACCTTCTAGTGCGTATTCCTCAAATAGATAATTTGTGCAATTTATTTCCaagttgaattattatttattttatttaaaatatacaggagaaagcactttattatttttttgatctAGATCCAGATTACCATCAATAATGCTAAAATTGCCTTAATTGCAATCCTCAGACCCGTCTTCATAAATCTGAAAACATCCTGtctgattttgattttgtttttgattgttttgtttttttatttatttaaccctCATGCATCATTatgaacatttttgtcaatttggtCTCCTCTTGCAAATTCTggaattcaaattttaatttttctgatgccaaacattacattttttggaGGATTTTAACCATTTAATGGCAGTTTGGTTACTTGATGTCACTGTTAAACTGTTAAACCCTCCACAAAAATTAGTTatgttccatataacaaatgttGGGTGGCTGGGGGAAtatttataaagaaaatattgaatatGTCACACATTTACTAAATTTACTACTCTCTACTAgccataaacaataaaaaaaacatccacttccaaaaactgctacaaaaatagtacatattattttgttctgctttttgGGGCTTGATCAACTTCAGTCCTGATCAAAACTATTAATATCAAATACTGAATAAGAaatattgaaattaaaaaataataaataaagggttaaaatcctcaaaatgatTGAATATAAGTTGTTTCGATGAGTTGTTTATGCAAAAGATATAAGATATACAAaagatataatgtttttacaacagttcttggaagtggacatttttatcCTCCAATGACTTAAGAGGGTAGTGAATTAAACTAATGCCTGTGGGTTAAAACATAGGACAAGATGAGGGTAGTTCATCAGAGGTTACTGGTGAGGTTATTCCAGTTACTGGTAGCCTATATACAACTTGTGTATAGAGGTTCTGTCACAACTATTGATTAATAAACCTTGATTTTCAACGTAAGATATAAATACATCAGCtaatatgtaaaatattgtGTCATGTTTAGAATCATGACGTAATTGGCAGTCCTTTGatgtacaacttttttttatgtgacgTCATATTGCGAAACGCGAAAGATCTAAGATACCGACGTTCGCCCACATGTAAACAACCCTCTGGACTGTGTGGTTGTCACGCGACAActgctcatttttattttagagacCAAGCTTTTGTGATGAGACCAAGACATGTCGGGGAAACAAGACATGACCCAGGAGACCAACAGGAGGAGTCCTGTGCTCTGCTCCACGGGCTGCGGTTTCTATGGCAACCCCAGGAATAACGGCATGTGCTCCGTGTGCTACAAAGACTTTCTCCAGAGACAGAGCGGCAGCGCATGCGCCACCACGTCTGCCGCTTCTTCtgcccacagcagcagcagcagcagcaggggagaGACTCTTCTGGCTCAAAGCTGTGACAGTACCACAATCTCTTTACCAGCTGCTACGTCATCTGTACCAGAAGACTCTGGACACTGCAGTGGACCGTCCACATCAGCCAGGAGCAGCAGCCTGACAGCAGACTGTTTGAAAACACTCGGGGCTGAAGGATCAGTTGACAGGACCGCAGAGACACACAAGAAGCccaaagaagagaagaagcgCTGCTTCACCTGCCGCAAGAAGGTTGGTCTGACAGGCTTTGACTGCAGGTGTGGACACATCTTCTGCAGCCTGCACCGATACTCTGACGAGCACAACTGCACCTTTGACTACAGAGCTGAGGGTGCAGAGAGAATCAGGAGGGAAAACCCCAAGGTGACAGGAGAGAAGATCCGGAAGCTCTGAAA is part of the Solea senegalensis isolate Sse05_10M linkage group LG15, IFAPA_SoseM_1, whole genome shotgun sequence genome and harbors:
- the spef1 gene encoding sperm flagellar protein 1, translating into MAQKLSDEELRHLYSWVDKIPLSRPKRHITRDFSDGVMTAEVVKHFFPKLVDLHNYAPANSRPQKLSNWRVLNRKVFSKLNFNVPEETVNKIIICSPGVIEPVLCALNEKIDIKLEQTKSNALESEFSDPRKFGKNYTELHQSGVIHLRGDGMKKELSRFSNSHMQHMLQFQTDMDPIVLMSLQEKEQAVMALQETVEVLQLKVNKLEHLLHLKDMRIEELTQHLESCRASGDRN
- the LOC122782089 gene encoding AN1-type zinc finger protein 6-like; this encodes MSGKQDMTQETNRRSPVLCSTGCGFYGNPRNNGMCSVCYKDFLQRQSGSACATTSAASSAHSSSSSSRGETLLAQSCDSTTISLPAATSSVPEDSGHCSGPSTSARSSSLTADCLKTLGAEGSVDRTAETHKKPKEEKKRCFTCRKKVGLTGFDCRCGHIFCSLHRYSDEHNCTFDYRAEGAERIRRENPKVTGEKIRKL